The following coding sequences lie in one Onychomys torridus chromosome X, mOncTor1.1, whole genome shotgun sequence genomic window:
- the Pnck gene encoding calcium/calmodulin-dependent protein kinase type 1B isoform X2, producing the protein MLLLKKQTEDISSVYEIREKLGSGAFSEVMLAQERGSAHLVALKCIPKKALRGKEALVENEIAVLRRISHPNIVALEDVHESPSHLYLAMELVTGGELFDRIMERGSYTEKDASHLVGQVLGAVSYLHSLGIVHRDLKPENLLYATPFEDSKIMVSDFGLSKIQAGNMLGTACGTPGYVAPELLEQKPYGKAVDVWALGVISYILLCGYPPFYDESDPELFSQILRASYEFDSPFWDDISESAKDFIRHLLERDPQKRFTCQQALQHLWISGDAALDKDILGSVSEQIQKNFARTHWKRAFNATSFLRHIRKLGQSPDGEEASRQGMTRHSHPGLGTSQSPKW; encoded by the exons ATGCTGCTGCTCAAGAAACAGACGGAGGACATCAGCAGTGTCTATGAGATCCGGGAGAAGCTGGGCTC GGGTGCCTTCTCCGAGGTGATGCTGGCTCAGGAAAGGGGCTCTGCTCATCTTGTGGCCCTCAAGTGTATCCCCAAGAAAGCACTTCGGGGCAAGGAGGCCCTGGTGGAGAATGAGATCGCGGTACTCCGCAG GATCAGCCACCCCAACATTGTGGCACTGGAAGATGTTCATGAGAGCCCTTCTCATCTCTACTTGGCTATGGAGCT CGTGACTGGTGGTGAACTATTTGACCGCATCATGGAGAGGGGCTCGTACACAGAGAAGGATGCCAGCCACCTTGTAGGGCAGGTCCTTGGTGCTGTCTCCTACCTTCATAGCCTGGGCATTGTGCACCGGGACCTCAAG CCTGAAAACCTCCTCTATGCCACACCCTTTGAAGACTCCAAGATCATGGTCTCTGACTTTGGCCTGTCAAAAATACAAGCTGGCAACATGCTAGGCACAGCCTGTGGGACCCCAGGATATGTGG CCCCAGAGCTCCTGGAGCAGAAACCCTACGGGAAGGCTGTAGATGTGTGGGCCCTGGGTGTCATCTCCTACATCCT GCTGTGTGGGTATCCCCCCTTCTATGATGAGAGCGACCCTGAACTCTTCAGCCAGATTCTGAGGGCCAGCTATGAATTTGATTCTCCCTTTTGGGATGACATCTCAGAATCAG CCAAAGACTTCATCAGGCACCTGCTGGAGCGTGATCCCCAGAAGAGGTTCACCTGCCAACAGGCCTTACAACATCTTTG GATCTCTGGGGATGCAGCCTTGGACAAGGACATCCTAGGTTCTGTCAGTGAGCAAATTCAGAAGAATTTTGCTCGGACCCACTGGAAG CGAGCATTCAATGCCACATCATTCCTACGTCACATCCGTAAGCTGGGGCAGAGCCCAGACGGTGAGGAAGCCTCTCGGCAGGGTATGACCCGTCACAGCCACCCAGGCCTTGGGACTAGCCAGTCCCCCAAGTGGTGA
- the Pnck gene encoding calcium/calmodulin-dependent protein kinase type 1B isoform X1 — MLQANGRRLSSATTPSPAHTCHARRTPCPHARGPRSSGRRRPRLRSSPTLRHQGLGSGWVAVIVTGGSELGRRCIRTDMLLLKKQTEDISSVYEIREKLGSGAFSEVMLAQERGSAHLVALKCIPKKALRGKEALVENEIAVLRRISHPNIVALEDVHESPSHLYLAMELVTGGELFDRIMERGSYTEKDASHLVGQVLGAVSYLHSLGIVHRDLKPENLLYATPFEDSKIMVSDFGLSKIQAGNMLGTACGTPGYVAPELLEQKPYGKAVDVWALGVISYILLCGYPPFYDESDPELFSQILRASYEFDSPFWDDISESAKDFIRHLLERDPQKRFTCQQALQHLWISGDAALDKDILGSVSEQIQKNFARTHWKRAFNATSFLRHIRKLGQSPDGEEASRQGMTRHSHPGLGTSQSPKW; from the exons ATGCTCCAGGCCAATGGCCGGCGCCTTAGCTCCGCAACCACCCCCTCCCCTGCGCACACCTGTCACGCCCGGCGCACCCCTTGCCCGCACGCGCGCGGCCCACGCAGCTCTGGACGCAGGCGGCCGAGGTTGCGGAGTTCCCCGACTCTAAGGCACCAGGGGCTAGGCAGCGGTTGGGTGGCCGTGATCGTGACAGGTGGCAGCGAGCTGGGTCGCAGGTGCATTCGAACGG ACATGCTGCTGCTCAAGAAACAGACGGAGGACATCAGCAGTGTCTATGAGATCCGGGAGAAGCTGGGCTC GGGTGCCTTCTCCGAGGTGATGCTGGCTCAGGAAAGGGGCTCTGCTCATCTTGTGGCCCTCAAGTGTATCCCCAAGAAAGCACTTCGGGGCAAGGAGGCCCTGGTGGAGAATGAGATCGCGGTACTCCGCAG GATCAGCCACCCCAACATTGTGGCACTGGAAGATGTTCATGAGAGCCCTTCTCATCTCTACTTGGCTATGGAGCT CGTGACTGGTGGTGAACTATTTGACCGCATCATGGAGAGGGGCTCGTACACAGAGAAGGATGCCAGCCACCTTGTAGGGCAGGTCCTTGGTGCTGTCTCCTACCTTCATAGCCTGGGCATTGTGCACCGGGACCTCAAG CCTGAAAACCTCCTCTATGCCACACCCTTTGAAGACTCCAAGATCATGGTCTCTGACTTTGGCCTGTCAAAAATACAAGCTGGCAACATGCTAGGCACAGCCTGTGGGACCCCAGGATATGTGG CCCCAGAGCTCCTGGAGCAGAAACCCTACGGGAAGGCTGTAGATGTGTGGGCCCTGGGTGTCATCTCCTACATCCT GCTGTGTGGGTATCCCCCCTTCTATGATGAGAGCGACCCTGAACTCTTCAGCCAGATTCTGAGGGCCAGCTATGAATTTGATTCTCCCTTTTGGGATGACATCTCAGAATCAG CCAAAGACTTCATCAGGCACCTGCTGGAGCGTGATCCCCAGAAGAGGTTCACCTGCCAACAGGCCTTACAACATCTTTG GATCTCTGGGGATGCAGCCTTGGACAAGGACATCCTAGGTTCTGTCAGTGAGCAAATTCAGAAGAATTTTGCTCGGACCCACTGGAAG CGAGCATTCAATGCCACATCATTCCTACGTCACATCCGTAAGCTGGGGCAGAGCCCAGACGGTGAGGAAGCCTCTCGGCAGGGTATGACCCGTCACAGCCACCCAGGCCTTGGGACTAGCCAGTCCCCCAAGTGGTGA